The window AAAATTCTGCCCCCCGATCTACTTTGATCCTAGCACCCCGCTTCAGGGATCTGGATGGTGGTGATCCGGCCCAATCCTGTGCCGCTCTCAGACCCGCGATCGCGTAACGGTCTATCGCTCCAGAGTATCTGGATCAATTCCCAACTCGCGCAGTTTTTCAGCCAACCGCTGCGATCGGGCTTTTTCCTGTTCCAGCTCCTGGCTAGTTTGCTCTAGCGCTTGATTTGTTTGCTCTAACTGAGCCGCTAACTCCGTCTGACTCAAAAACCGCAGCCCCGAAGGATAAAACACCTGCAAGTTGTCACCGGAACAGTCAAAGCGGATCTCTAAGCGCGGGCTAACCCATTCCGTCTCAAACTCCACCCCATCGAGTCCCTCCTCGCCCCGCAGCCAACCCCGAAAATGCCCCGTTTCCGGATCGTAAATGTAATATTCTTCAACACCGTAGCGATCGTAGAACAGTAACTTGCGCTCCATTTCCTCGATCGTGTTGCTGGGGGAAAGGATTTCAAACACCACCTGCGGCGCAATATTGTCCTCCTCCCATTGCTTGTAGGAACCGCGTTCGCCCTTGGGTCGGCCAAACACCACCATCACATCAGGCGCGGTACGCCGCTGATTGCGTCCTTGGAGGGGATACCACAGCAAATCTCCCGCCACAAAGACGTTGGCATCCTCAGCAAAGAGGATATCGAGATTCTTTTTGAGCAGAACAATCCATTCAAACTGCTTCGTATTATCTGCCATCGGCTGGCCGTCACTGTCTGGATAGATTACGGAATCTGGTTCAGTTGGAGAGGTGATTTTTGGGGAAATAACCATGGCTGAAATTCCCGAGAGAGTGGGCTTGAGCGTGTTGGCAAAGCAGAAAGTCTAGGCTGGAATACCCTAGCCTAACATAGATAGACTAGTACAAATAAATCAAATTATCTTGAATGGCTAAGCCCCGTATTAAGCCACACCTTTGGCTGGTGTCCCGATCGCCTGTCCGATCGTCCCCGTCAGATTAGCATCCTGCAAAATCGCCCCTTCCCACAGTGCCCCCGACAGATCCGCACCCGCCAGATTCGCCCCTTCCAAACAAGCCCCCGATAGATTCGCTCCCCGTAACTTCGCTTGCCGTAGGTCAGCCCCCCGCAGATTGACCTGTTGCAGCTTAGCTCCAGTAAAATCAGCCTTCTTCAGCTTGGCCCAGGACAGATCCGCCTGACTCAAATCCGCTTCACAAAATCCCGCCCCATAGGCGTACACCCTCACCAAATGGGCTTGGATTAACTGCGCTTTGCAAAACTGCGTGCGATAGAGATGGGCATCCCGCAATTCAGCTTCATACAGCGTCGCCCGCGTCAAATCAGCATTCGCTAGATTCGCTTCGACAAAATTAGCGAAACAGAGGGCCGATCGCTGAAGCTGCGCCTCGGCTAAATCTGCGTGGCGAAATTTCGCTTGCCGCAGTTCCGTGCCAATTAAGTTCGCGCCCGTCAGATCCGCCTCACAAAAATTGCACTGC is drawn from Alkalinema sp. FACHB-956 and contains these coding sequences:
- a CDS encoding Uma2 family endonuclease, with protein sequence MVISPKITSPTEPDSVIYPDSDGQPMADNTKQFEWIVLLKKNLDILFAEDANVFVAGDLLWYPLQGRNQRRTAPDVMVVFGRPKGERGSYKQWEEDNIAPQVVFEILSPSNTIEEMERKLLFYDRYGVEEYYIYDPETGHFRGWLRGEEGLDGVEFETEWVSPRLEIRFDCSGDNLQVFYPSGLRFLSQTELAAQLEQTNQALEQTSQELEQEKARSQRLAEKLRELGIDPDTLER
- a CDS encoding pentapeptide repeat-containing protein, which gives rise to MADLAALLALGKGPIAWLQWRSQQSIVDLREAELAGRNLRGADLQGVDLQGVDFCNAKLIAANLTGANLNKALLHQAELNQANLTAVEMVNGSAIAANFRNAKLVNANLISSDLKQCNFCEADLTGANLIGTELRQAKFRHADLAEAQLQRSALCFANFVEANLANADLTRATLYEAELRDAHLYRTQFCKAQLIQAHLVRVYAYGAGFCEADLSQADLSWAKLKKADFTGAKLQQVNLRGADLRQAKLRGANLSGACLEGANLAGADLSGALWEGAILQDANLTGTIGQAIGTPAKGVA